A single genomic interval of Trueperaceae bacterium harbors:
- a CDS encoding YdcF family protein, which produces MTDATWWLMQPSSVLLVLLVASALAALVGWRRLAARTVALVVLVWAAVTAFPVAAWLAAPLEARHPLPSTLPADVDGIVVLGGAVDVRASAERGQLTLGGTAERMIAGAALARRYPDATLVLPAVTAEAIAADFRADPSAATSFFGPAFADRRPLLLPGVASTYDEATTFLRRVAPRTGSTWLLVTSAWHMPRAWATFATAGIETVPYPVDALAAAPRFGWDTLPGAASRLADLDTVVREWGATLVYRRTGRISPEAWAAGATGGLRTAVPAASDPSAPTPNVVPVAPD; this is translated from the coding sequence GTGACCGACGCGACCTGGTGGTTGATGCAGCCCAGCAGCGTCCTGCTGGTCCTGCTGGTGGCCTCCGCGCTCGCCGCGCTCGTGGGGTGGCGCCGCCTCGCGGCGCGCACCGTCGCCCTGGTGGTGCTCGTGTGGGCCGCCGTGACGGCGTTCCCGGTCGCCGCGTGGCTCGCCGCGCCGCTCGAGGCCCGCCACCCGCTCCCCAGCACCCTGCCCGCCGACGTCGACGGCATCGTCGTGCTCGGGGGCGCCGTCGACGTCCGCGCCAGCGCCGAACGCGGCCAACTGACGCTCGGCGGGACGGCGGAGCGCATGATCGCCGGCGCCGCGCTCGCGCGCCGCTACCCCGACGCGACGCTGGTGCTGCCCGCCGTCACCGCCGAAGCGATCGCCGCCGACTTCCGCGCCGACCCCAGCGCCGCCACGTCCTTCTTCGGGCCCGCCTTCGCCGACCGCCGCCCCCTGCTCCTTCCGGGGGTGGCCAGCACGTACGACGAAGCGACGACCTTCCTGCGGCGCGTCGCGCCGCGCACCGGCTCCACCTGGTTGCTGGTGACGTCCGCGTGGCACATGCCGCGCGCCTGGGCGACGTTCGCGACGGCGGGCATCGAGACGGTCCCGTACCCCGTCGACGCGCTCGCCGCGGCGCCGCGCTTCGGGTGGGACACCCTGCCCGGGGCGGCGTCCCGCCTCGCCGACCTCGACACCGTCGTGCGGGAGTGGGGCGCGACCCTCGTCTACCGCCGGACCGGCCGCATTTCGCCCGAGGCGTGGGCGGCCGGCGCCACTGGCGGGCTGCGGACGGCCGTGCCCGCGGCGAGCGACCCTTCGGCGCCCACGCCGAACGTCGTGCCGGTCGCGCCGGACTGA
- a CDS encoding aspartate-semialdehyde dehydrogenase: protein MRIAVVGATGAVGQELLALLHARAFPATQVRAFASPRSVGRRVPYAGGTLSVEALPEDGDLGADVVFSSAGGSLSKREAKRWASHGAVVIDNTSAWRLDPDVPLVVPEVNGTAAERHRGIVANPNCSTILALMALAPLHRSFGLARATVATYQAVSGAGASGIDELTRLTRAALDGDAETPETFADTIAFNLFSHDSEIGEDGYNLEERKLLLESRKILEAPALRMSATAVRVPVYRAHAEAIHAAFERPVTAEAAREVLAAAPGVELVDDRAGNAFPTPRAASGRDAVLVGRLREDVSLPGALALFLAGDQIRKGAALNAVQIAEHLTAAH from the coding sequence GTGCGCATCGCCGTCGTGGGCGCCACCGGCGCCGTCGGACAGGAACTCCTGGCGCTCCTGCACGCGCGGGCCTTTCCCGCGACGCAGGTTCGCGCCTTCGCGTCCCCCCGCTCGGTGGGGCGGCGGGTGCCGTACGCCGGCGGGACGCTTTCCGTCGAGGCGCTCCCCGAGGACGGCGATCTCGGCGCGGACGTCGTGTTCAGCTCCGCCGGGGGGAGCCTGTCGAAGCGGGAGGCGAAGCGCTGGGCGTCGCACGGCGCGGTCGTGATCGACAACACGAGCGCTTGGCGCCTCGATCCCGACGTGCCGCTGGTCGTCCCGGAGGTGAACGGGACGGCGGCGGAGCGGCACCGCGGCATCGTCGCGAACCCGAACTGCTCGACGATCCTGGCGCTGATGGCGCTCGCGCCGCTGCACCGGTCGTTCGGCCTGGCGCGCGCGACGGTCGCGACGTACCAGGCGGTCTCCGGGGCCGGCGCGTCCGGCATCGACGAACTCACGCGCCTCACCCGCGCGGCGCTGGACGGCGACGCCGAAACGCCCGAGACGTTCGCCGACACGATCGCCTTCAACCTCTTCAGTCACGACAGCGAGATCGGCGAGGACGGCTACAACCTCGAGGAACGCAAGCTGCTGCTCGAGTCGAGGAAGATCCTGGAGGCGCCGGCGCTCCGCATGAGCGCCACCGCGGTTCGGGTGCCGGTCTACCGGGCGCACGCCGAAGCGATCCACGCGGCGTTCGAACGCCCCGTCACGGCCGAGGCCGCGCGCGAGGTGTTGGCCGCCGCGCCCGGCGTCGAGCTGGTCGACGACCGCGCCGGCAACGCCTTCCCCACGCCGCGCGCCGCGTCGGGCCGCGATGCGGTGCTGGTGGGACGGCTGCGCGAGGACGTCAGCCTGCCCGGCGCCCTGGCGTTGTTCCTGGCGGGCGACCAGATCCGCAAGGGCGCGGCCCTGAACGCCGTGCAGATCGCCGAGCACCTGACGGCCGCCCACTGA